The Deltaproteobacteria bacterium genome has a window encoding:
- a CDS encoding response regulator codes for MSTAWAAQVQAVDEFAPGRYVWGLEVSMSDVERNGGPAASRVNVLVVDDHDDAREVMLAFLRAHGFRADGARDGAQALLQLDGGAFDLVILDLVMPRLDGFEFLKRLRALPGATAKVPVVVVSGSDAKDVSGASVCFKKPAPLDELLETVQRLGVRS; via the coding sequence ATGTCGACCGCCTGGGCCGCACAGGTGCAAGCCGTTGACGAGTTCGCTCCAGGCCGCTACGTCTGGGGCCTGGAGGTTTCGATGTCCGATGTCGAGCGGAACGGCGGGCCGGCCGCTTCCCGCGTCAACGTGCTGGTGGTGGATGACCACGACGACGCCCGCGAGGTGATGCTCGCGTTCCTCCGCGCCCATGGCTTTCGCGCCGACGGCGCCCGCGACGGCGCCCAGGCCCTTCTCCAGCTCGACGGCGGCGCATTCGACCTGGTGATCCTCGACCTGGTGATGCCCCGCCTCGACGGCTTCGAGTTCCTGAAGCGCCTGCGCGCCCTGCCCGGCGCGACCGCGAAGGTGCCCGTGGTCGTCGTCTCCGGCAGCGACGCCAAGGACGTCTCCGGCGCGAGCGTGTGCTTCAAGAAGCCCGCGCCGCTCGACGAGCTCCTGGAGACGGTGCAGCGCCTGGGCGTTCGAAGCTAG
- a CDS encoding bacterioferritin gives MKELDVERTQELLNRIMEFELAGVVRYTHYSLMVAGPNRIPIVAFMKAQANESLLHAQTAGEILTGLGGHPTLRIAEIPETYKHSLKHILEESLAHEQSALGIYQQLLDVVEDRSVYLEEFARTQIAQEELHGLEVRKMLRDVGVKSPFDGGAKKKDKKRKKDRG, from the coding sequence GTGAAAGAGCTCGACGTCGAGCGCACGCAGGAGCTGCTCAACCGCATCATGGAGTTCGAGCTCGCGGGCGTGGTGCGCTACACGCACTACTCGCTGATGGTGGCCGGGCCGAACCGCATTCCGATCGTCGCGTTCATGAAGGCGCAGGCGAACGAGTCGCTGCTGCACGCGCAGACGGCCGGGGAGATCCTCACCGGGCTCGGCGGGCATCCCACGCTGCGCATCGCGGAGATCCCGGAGACGTACAAGCACTCGCTCAAGCACATCCTCGAGGAGAGCCTGGCCCACGAGCAGAGCGCGCTGGGCATCTACCAGCAGCTGCTCGACGTCGTCGAAGATCGCAGCGTGTACCTCGAGGAGTTCGCGCGCACCCAGATCGCCCAGGAGGAGCTGCACGGCCTCGAGGTGCGCAAGATGCTCCGCGACGTGGGCGTGAAGAGCCCGTTCGACGGCGGCGCGAAGAAGAAGGACAAGAAGCGGAAGAAGGACCGCGGCTGA
- a CDS encoding response regulator translates to MATRPQRPVLVVEDDPDIRDATAILLEDEGYRVEQAENGLRALELIRAGSLPSLILLDLMMPVMDGHEFLAQLRSLDGEASKLPVVVMTAAHNPLVPEAKQVIRKPYSVESLLDAVGKHATP, encoded by the coding sequence ATGGCGACCCGGCCCCAGCGGCCTGTCCTCGTGGTCGAGGACGACCCGGACATCCGCGATGCAACGGCCATCCTCCTCGAGGACGAGGGCTATCGCGTGGAGCAAGCCGAGAACGGCTTGCGAGCGCTCGAGCTCATCCGCGCCGGCAGCCTGCCCTCGCTCATCCTCCTGGACCTGATGATGCCGGTCATGGACGGGCACGAGTTCCTGGCCCAGCTCCGCTCGCTCGACGGCGAGGCCTCCAAGCTCCCGGTCGTGGTGATGACGGCCGCGCACAACCCGCTCGTGCCCGAGGCCAAGCAGGTCATCCGCAAGCCGTACTCGGTGGAGTCGCTGCTCGACGCGGTCGGCAAGCACGCCACGCCTTGA
- a CDS encoding carboxypeptidase M32: protein MSKNWNELAERMAELKDLSSVIGLLSWDQETVMPAKAGNSRAEQTATLQAILHERLSSPRLDELLESLAGDASLNAAQKASVRNLTFERNRATKLPVGLVRELAETQSRSVEAWRAARAAKKFSDFAPFVERLLKIRQQQADLWGHSGERYDALLQGYEPGMSTARLEPLFANLRQKLVPLVKAIAHAEKRPDAGFVKKSKWSVDKQWKFSMQLLEAIGFDLEAGRQDKSAHPFSSGANVWDVRLTNRFDEADPFSSVFSALHEGGHGLYEQGFDPALHRTYATGAPSMGLHESQSRLWENLVGRSLPFWRAYAPKLREHFGRELEGVSAEQLHGAVNLVQPSLIRVEADEVTYNLHILLRFELELALIRGDLKPKDLPGAWNERMKSYLGIVPPDDGVGVLQDIHWSWGEFGYFPTYTLGNLYSVCWMEAAEKALPKLWTEVERGNLIPLRDWLRDNVHKNGYIEHAEPLVQRVTGAQLSEEPFLRYLWKKFGPIYGVHAA, encoded by the coding sequence ATGTCCAAGAACTGGAACGAGCTCGCCGAGCGTATGGCCGAGCTCAAGGATCTGTCCTCCGTGATCGGGCTGCTCTCCTGGGACCAGGAGACGGTGATGCCCGCCAAGGCCGGCAACTCGCGCGCCGAGCAGACCGCCACGCTGCAGGCCATCCTGCACGAGCGGCTCTCCAGCCCGCGGCTGGACGAGCTGCTCGAGTCGCTCGCGGGCGATGCGTCGCTCAACGCCGCGCAGAAGGCGTCGGTCCGCAACCTGACCTTCGAGCGCAACCGCGCCACCAAGCTGCCGGTGGGGCTGGTGCGCGAGCTGGCCGAGACGCAGTCGCGCTCGGTGGAGGCCTGGCGCGCCGCACGCGCGGCGAAGAAGTTCTCCGACTTCGCGCCGTTCGTGGAGAGGCTGCTCAAGATCCGCCAGCAGCAGGCCGACCTCTGGGGCCACTCGGGCGAGCGCTACGACGCGCTCCTGCAAGGCTACGAGCCGGGCATGAGCACCGCGCGCCTGGAGCCGCTCTTCGCCAACCTGCGCCAGAAGCTGGTGCCGCTGGTGAAGGCCATCGCCCACGCGGAGAAGCGCCCCGACGCGGGCTTCGTGAAGAAGAGCAAGTGGAGCGTGGACAAGCAGTGGAAGTTCTCGATGCAGCTCCTGGAGGCCATCGGCTTCGACCTCGAGGCCGGCCGGCAGGACAAGTCCGCGCACCCGTTCTCCTCGGGCGCCAACGTCTGGGACGTGCGGCTCACCAACCGCTTCGACGAGGCGGATCCCTTCAGCTCCGTCTTCAGCGCGCTGCACGAGGGCGGGCACGGCCTCTACGAGCAGGGCTTCGACCCGGCGCTGCACCGCACGTACGCGACGGGCGCGCCGAGCATGGGCCTGCACGAGAGCCAGAGCCGGCTCTGGGAGAACCTCGTGGGCCGCAGCCTGCCCTTCTGGCGTGCGTACGCGCCCAAGCTGCGCGAGCACTTCGGCCGCGAGCTGGAGGGCGTGAGCGCGGAGCAGCTGCACGGCGCGGTGAACCTGGTGCAGCCCAGCCTGATTCGCGTCGAGGCGGACGAGGTGACCTACAACCTGCACATCCTGCTGCGCTTCGAGCTGGAGCTGGCGCTCATCCGCGGCGACCTGAAGCCGAAGGATCTGCCCGGCGCCTGGAACGAGCGGATGAAGAGCTACCTGGGCATCGTGCCGCCGGATGACGGCGTGGGCGTGCTCCAGGACATCCACTGGTCGTGGGGCGAGTTCGGCTACTTCCCCACGTACACGCTCGGGAACCTGTACAGCGTGTGCTGGATGGAGGCCGCGGAGAAGGCCCTGCCCAAGCTCTGGACCGAGGTGGAGCGCGGCAACCTGATTCCGCTGCGCGACTGGCTGCGCGACAACGTGCACAAGAACGGCTACATCGAGCACGCGGAGCCGCTCGTCCAGCGGGTCACGGGCGCGCAGCTCTCCGAGGAGCCGTTCCTCAGATATCTTTGGAAGAAGTTCGGCCCGATCTACGGTGTCCACGCGGCGTAA
- a CDS encoding cation diffusion facilitator family transporter codes for MEHGGSLKVVLGSLAGNVAIVIAKVAAAVVTGSGSMLGEAIHSSADCMNQVLLLVGARQAQKPPSASHPMGYGRSAYFWSFVVALMLFFGGGVFSIREGFEKLHDPEPLSHLSAAVVILLVSLVIEALSLGQAARELNRRRGAVGFFTYLRQTTDADLVVLFAENGGDVVGLLLALGALGLSVVTGDPRWDAMGSLGIGVLLTLIAGVLAREVTSLLLGERADPAIERAFREEAAADPELGPVLRVITVQQGPAQVMIAAKIFAKPGLDAAALAHAYNRLESRMRARCPEVKWQFLEPDVED; via the coding sequence ATGGAGCATGGCGGCTCACTCAAGGTGGTGCTCGGCTCCCTGGCCGGGAACGTGGCCATCGTCATCGCCAAGGTGGCGGCGGCGGTGGTCACCGGATCCGGATCCATGCTGGGCGAGGCCATCCACTCCTCGGCCGACTGCATGAACCAGGTGCTGCTCCTGGTGGGCGCCCGCCAGGCGCAGAAGCCGCCCAGCGCCTCGCACCCCATGGGCTACGGGCGAAGCGCCTACTTCTGGAGCTTCGTGGTCGCGCTGATGCTCTTCTTCGGCGGCGGCGTGTTCAGCATCCGCGAGGGCTTCGAGAAGCTCCATGACCCGGAGCCGCTCTCGCACCTCTCGGCGGCGGTGGTGATCCTGCTGGTGTCGCTGGTGATCGAGGCGCTCTCGCTGGGCCAGGCGGCGCGCGAGCTGAACCGCCGGCGGGGCGCGGTGGGCTTCTTCACGTACCTGCGCCAGACCACCGACGCCGATCTGGTGGTGCTCTTCGCCGAGAACGGTGGCGACGTGGTGGGGCTCCTCTTGGCGCTGGGCGCGCTGGGGCTCTCGGTGGTGACCGGGGATCCGCGCTGGGACGCGATGGGGAGCCTGGGCATCGGCGTGCTGCTCACCCTCATCGCCGGCGTGCTGGCCCGCGAGGTGACCTCGCTGCTCCTGGGCGAGCGCGCGGATCCGGCCATCGAGCGCGCGTTCCGCGAGGAGGCCGCCGCGGATCCGGAGCTCGGGCCGGTGCTGCGGGTGATCACCGTCCAGCAGGGGCCCGCGCAGGTGATGATCGCCGCCAAGATCTTTGCCAAGCCCGGCCTCGACGCCGCGGCGCTCGCGCACGCCTACAACCGCCTGGAGAGCCGCATGCGGGCGCGATGTCCGGAGGTGAAGTGGCAGTTTCTGGAGCCGGACGTCGAAGATTGA
- a CDS encoding M36 family metallopeptidase, with protein MSLLPVLVLGLSLNAAPAAPPPRQPAPAALPDFDALTGYPALAHPRSEGLSDRSLVRAGRPLELEPRFGVPTFVWATPTADVVTPRQAGGTPAAAARAALSRFASVYGLSQADVARARVLGFHDLGQGAVVVRLGQAPGGVPLFNEELAVIMDHELRTVALSGYLTPLASMPARKLAAQEATARALAAIGHPVDASALAAHAPMQPGELAFSLSRAPDGAELLTPARVRAVTFALPDGVVPAWHVELLAQPATRALHEGYSVVVSAVDGALLFRRGQVQSDVNAYRVWARMDLADGGTGSPLDGPYGDDLTPSPSADVNTPYHPDPIPSVVTRLDHGPTLLNDPWLSSGATETVGNNADAYVDLQPPNGYSPQTGDFRARVTSPATFDRAYDFTMDPQANQTQQMAAITQLFYDVNYFHDWYYGVGFDEAHGNAQTSNYGRGGAQGDALHAEAQDYSGTSNSNMYTPSDGASPVMQMYIWTGEVLTTLDVSAPSTVAGSFVAQGASFGPQTYDVTGAMVSLDTSNHDACNDLSAADASAIHGKIALIDRGTCTFISKVGKAQAAGAIGVVIVQNTADAPFQMVDTDATITIPAQMVSRLDGANLRVAHGVQAHMSQLVDVNRDGDLDNQIVAHEWGHYISNRLMHDAQGLDTNMSGGMGEGWADFHAMLMTVKPEDIAVAANPDWSGTYALTGYVSVTLDPLHAFYWGIRREPYSTDMTKNALTFASIQEGYPLTAVPMAYGQNGIGNSEVHATGEVWCTMLWEAYASLLRQTPDRYDFLEAQTRMRTYLLAAYQATPVSPTFLDARDALEAVVYASDAQDFVAIQAAFAKRGAGLHAISPDRFSQDNVGVVEDYEAGNDMAVITASVADDIHSCDHDGVLDVGESGNVTVTLQNVGGAPLTQTTARVTSSDPAIHVDSPAVPVPATFPFNATQSSATVKIPVTLSGASGVAGLALDITLSDPALNGGQTVVPFAATGNFDVLPASSTTDTVESPTLAWTSTAIPGAVIESDGQGHNQTVPLDTSVAWTRIASSASNHRLFGVDDDQPSMLELLSPPLDVGSRLRVTFDARWKLEVDQTDPTISYDGAVMELSNDDGGSWTDVGSDAKVGTASFYGGAIFDQSGNLLGGRQGIVSNNPSWPDTDRVTLDLGDTYAGQTVKVRFLIGTDAAASAYGLELDNLDFQGITNTPFDAVVPDRGICEENPPVAKIAAQSTVRSGQTAFLDGSASVSTHGTPLTFHWTQLSGPPLTLQGDSTTHLSFVAPDVDAPTQVALQLVVNDGASNSPPAAVTTTLLHSLGGPLPAAPPKESAPSSGCGSTTMDVSLLALAAAMVLARKKR; from the coding sequence ATGTCGCTGCTTCCGGTGCTGGTGCTCGGACTCTCGCTGAACGCCGCGCCGGCGGCTCCGCCGCCTCGACAGCCGGCGCCCGCAGCCCTCCCTGACTTCGACGCCCTGACCGGCTACCCCGCGCTCGCCCACCCGCGCTCCGAGGGACTCTCGGATCGATCGCTGGTCCGTGCCGGCCGGCCGCTGGAGCTGGAGCCGCGCTTCGGGGTCCCGACCTTCGTCTGGGCCACGCCGACCGCAGACGTCGTCACGCCCCGGCAGGCAGGCGGCACCCCGGCGGCGGCGGCGCGCGCGGCGCTCTCGCGCTTCGCGAGCGTGTACGGGCTCTCGCAGGCGGACGTGGCCCGGGCGCGGGTGCTCGGCTTCCACGACCTGGGCCAGGGCGCGGTGGTCGTGCGCCTGGGCCAGGCGCCCGGCGGCGTGCCGCTCTTCAATGAAGAGCTCGCGGTGATCATGGACCACGAGCTGCGCACGGTGGCGCTCTCGGGCTACCTCACGCCGCTCGCGTCGATGCCGGCGCGCAAGCTCGCTGCGCAAGAAGCCACCGCGCGCGCGCTGGCGGCGATCGGGCATCCGGTGGACGCGTCGGCGCTCGCGGCGCACGCCCCCATGCAGCCCGGTGAGCTGGCCTTCTCGCTCTCGCGCGCGCCCGACGGCGCCGAGCTGCTCACGCCCGCTCGCGTGCGCGCGGTGACCTTCGCGCTGCCGGATGGCGTGGTGCCCGCGTGGCACGTGGAGCTCCTCGCTCAGCCCGCGACGCGCGCGCTGCACGAGGGCTACTCGGTCGTCGTGTCGGCGGTGGATGGTGCGCTGCTCTTCCGCCGCGGGCAGGTGCAGAGCGACGTGAACGCCTACCGCGTCTGGGCGCGCATGGATCTCGCCGACGGCGGCACCGGCTCGCCGCTCGACGGCCCCTACGGCGATGACCTCACGCCCAGCCCCAGCGCCGATGTGAACACGCCGTACCACCCGGATCCGATTCCCTCGGTGGTCACCCGACTGGATCACGGACCGACGCTGCTCAACGACCCCTGGCTCTCGAGCGGGGCCACCGAGACCGTGGGTAACAACGCCGACGCCTACGTCGACCTGCAGCCGCCCAACGGCTACTCGCCGCAGACCGGCGACTTCCGAGCGCGCGTGACCAGCCCGGCCACGTTCGATCGCGCCTACGACTTCACAATGGATCCGCAGGCCAACCAGACCCAGCAGATGGCCGCCATCACCCAGCTCTTCTACGACGTGAACTACTTCCACGACTGGTACTACGGCGTGGGCTTCGACGAGGCGCACGGCAACGCGCAGACGTCGAACTACGGCCGCGGCGGCGCCCAGGGTGACGCGCTGCATGCCGAGGCCCAGGACTACTCGGGCACGTCGAACTCGAACATGTACACCCCCAGCGACGGCGCCTCGCCGGTGATGCAGATGTACATCTGGACCGGTGAGGTCCTCACGACGTTGGACGTCAGCGCGCCGTCCACGGTCGCCGGCAGCTTCGTGGCCCAGGGCGCGAGCTTCGGCCCCCAGACCTACGACGTCACCGGCGCCATGGTCTCGCTCGACACCTCCAACCACGACGCCTGCAACGACCTCAGCGCCGCCGACGCCTCGGCCATCCACGGCAAGATCGCGCTCATCGATCGCGGCACGTGCACCTTCATCAGCAAGGTGGGCAAGGCGCAGGCGGCGGGTGCCATTGGCGTGGTGATCGTCCAGAACACCGCCGACGCGCCCTTCCAGATGGTGGACACCGACGCGACGATCACCATCCCCGCGCAGATGGTGTCGCGGCTCGACGGCGCCAACCTCCGCGTCGCGCACGGCGTGCAGGCGCACATGAGCCAGCTCGTGGACGTGAACCGCGACGGCGACCTCGACAACCAGATCGTCGCGCACGAGTGGGGCCACTACATCTCCAACCGCCTCATGCACGACGCCCAGGGCCTGGACACCAACATGTCCGGCGGCATGGGCGAGGGCTGGGCCGACTTCCACGCCATGCTCATGACCGTGAAGCCCGAGGACATCGCCGTGGCCGCCAACCCGGACTGGAGCGGCACCTACGCGCTCACCGGCTACGTCTCCGTCACGCTGGATCCGCTGCACGCCTTCTACTGGGGCATCCGCCGCGAGCCGTACTCGACGGACATGACCAAGAACGCGCTGACCTTCGCCTCCATCCAGGAGGGCTACCCGCTCACGGCCGTGCCCATGGCCTATGGCCAGAACGGCATCGGTAACTCCGAGGTGCACGCCACCGGCGAGGTGTGGTGCACCATGCTCTGGGAGGCCTACGCGTCGCTGTTGCGCCAGACGCCGGATCGCTACGACTTCCTCGAGGCGCAGACCCGCATGCGCACGTACCTGCTCGCGGCCTACCAGGCCACGCCGGTGTCGCCGACCTTCCTCGACGCGCGCGACGCGCTGGAGGCCGTGGTCTACGCCTCGGACGCGCAGGACTTCGTCGCCATCCAGGCGGCCTTCGCCAAGCGCGGCGCCGGCCTCCACGCCATCTCGCCCGACCGCTTCAGCCAGGACAACGTGGGCGTGGTGGAGGACTACGAGGCCGGCAACGACATGGCCGTGATCACCGCGAGCGTCGCCGACGACATCCACAGTTGCGACCACGACGGCGTGCTCGACGTGGGCGAGAGCGGCAACGTGACCGTGACCCTGCAGAACGTGGGCGGCGCGCCGCTGACGCAGACCACCGCGCGGGTGACCTCGTCGGATCCGGCGATCCACGTGGACTCGCCCGCAGTGCCCGTGCCCGCGACCTTCCCCTTCAACGCCACGCAGAGCTCCGCCACCGTGAAGATCCCCGTGACCCTCAGCGGCGCCAGCGGCGTGGCCGGCCTGGCCCTGGACATCACCCTGAGCGACCCGGCCCTCAACGGCGGCCAGACGGTGGTGCCCTTCGCCGCCACCGGCAACTTCGACGTGCTGCCCGCGTCGTCGACGACGGACACCGTGGAGTCGCCCACGCTCGCCTGGACGAGCACCGCCATCCCCGGCGCCGTCATCGAGAGCGACGGCCAGGGCCACAACCAGACCGTGCCGCTCGACACCAGCGTGGCCTGGACGCGCATCGCCAGCTCCGCGTCGAACCACCGCCTCTTCGGCGTGGACGACGACCAGCCCTCGATGCTGGAGCTCCTCTCGCCGCCGCTCGACGTGGGCAGCCGCCTGCGCGTCACGTTCGACGCGCGCTGGAAGCTGGAGGTCGACCAGACCGACCCCACCATCTCCTACGACGGCGCGGTGATGGAGCTCTCCAACGACGACGGCGGCTCCTGGACCGACGTGGGCAGCGACGCCAAGGTGGGCACGGCCAGCTTCTACGGCGGCGCGATCTTCGACCAGAGCGGGAACCTGCTCGGCGGGCGCCAGGGCATCGTCAGCAACAACCCGAGCTGGCCCGACACCGATCGCGTGACGCTCGACCTGGGCGACACCTACGCCGGCCAGACGGTGAAGGTGCGCTTCCTCATCGGCACCGACGCGGCGGCCTCGGCGTATGGCCTGGAGCTCGACAACCTCGACTTCCAGGGCATCACCAACACGCCCTTCGACGCGGTGGTGCCCGACCGCGGCATCTGCGAGGAGAACCCGCCGGTGGCGAAGATCGCCGCGCAGTCCACGGTGCGCAGCGGCCAGACCGCGTTCCTTGACGGCAGCGCCAGCGTGAGCACCCACGGCACGCCGCTCACCTTCCACTGGACGCAGCTCTCCGGTCCGCCGCTCACGCTGCAGGGCGACTCCACGACACACCTCTCCTTCGTGGCCCCGGACGTCGACGCGCCCACGCAGGTGGCGCTGCAGTTGGTGGTGAACGACGGCGCGTCGAACAGCCCGCCCGCCGCGGTGACCACGACCCTGCTGCACAGCCTGGGCGGCCCGCTGCCCGCGGCGCCGCCGAAGGAGTCGGCGCCGTCGTCCGGGTGCGGCTCGACGACGATGGACGTGTCGCTGCTCGCCCTGGCGGCTGCGATGGTGCTCGCGCGAAAGAAGCGCTGA
- a CDS encoding serine/threonine protein kinase, which yields MPPEGCTPEPVLAAFSAGRLAPQRADEVRAHLKTCARCQHRVGELEAALRGDADLRGASDLQTQATNVGPPEKLLPPERPAEVSSPLIRGDAVGRYLILKTLGEGGMGVVYQAYDPELDRRVAIKLLRPDVVFDESDPSMGRARLLREAQAMARLQHPNVVSVFDAGTHDKKVFLAMELVEGSTAKIWMRSKRQPWREVLRVFSEAGRGLIAAHAAGMIHRDFKPDNVLLPKEGQARVTDFGLARAVDSQEPELRRALALDADDSPSDGGALATPLTRTGTIMGTPAYMAPEQVVAGPVDARTDQFSFCVSVYEALYGERPFKGKADPRKPPKLRDPPPGVEVPAWIRKILLRGLEFDPDKRWPDMAALLAALADDPAIRRKRALRSGAMGFSIAVLVGAIAWLVAHRPPDVCADPASQLAGVWDASARAAAKDAFAKTGATGADTAWSFAEKAMDGTAAKWVAAYTQACHDARETHKDSESSLNLRLDCLNRQRTDLAAVVSLFSHATPEVVGAASGAATSLPQAAACQNARALAVVEPPEPDVLPKVKDLQVKLASAKALQAAGQPAAALAALTPLAAEAKALGYEPLEAEVLVALGDAQSDSTQFGPALASFDRALELGMVARTDELAARAAARRVAVAGLGGKSAAEVDSLIAQAKLLVARGGTDSLAALELERSLSIADDRSGRTDEAITHDQRAAELTMKIYGEEAPQTVRALNNYGAGLDGVGRYDEGMVTYRKAIAISERMFGPEDDNIRIVWLNIAEDAADLDRPADAQAALDHVLALSAKHGDNLYTALTLASAARALAAAGKAADAQKRLDQSLAVAEKGGFNKLPDMGDILRFACEVHRLQGKPDLAVKDYEQLLPIESHELEPDSASWVAYLQAGGAAYLAAGQPAKARETLERALELARKRPVYPRWVPQMQFELAQALLQSGGDPKRAASLAQLSRDSLAKLPEEKPLLAEVDAWRARHH from the coding sequence ATGCCTCCCGAGGGCTGCACCCCCGAGCCGGTGCTCGCGGCGTTCTCCGCCGGGCGCCTGGCGCCCCAGCGCGCCGACGAGGTCCGCGCGCACCTCAAGACCTGCGCCCGCTGCCAGCACCGCGTGGGCGAGCTCGAGGCCGCGCTCCGCGGCGACGCCGACCTCCGCGGCGCCAGCGATCTCCAGACCCAAGCCACCAACGTCGGGCCGCCGGAGAAGCTGCTGCCGCCGGAGCGCCCGGCCGAGGTTTCGAGCCCGCTCATCCGCGGCGACGCGGTGGGCCGCTATCTGATTCTCAAGACGCTCGGCGAAGGCGGCATGGGCGTGGTGTACCAGGCCTACGATCCCGAGCTCGATCGGCGCGTGGCCATCAAGCTCCTGCGGCCGGACGTCGTCTTCGACGAGAGCGATCCATCGATGGGCCGCGCGCGCCTGCTGCGCGAAGCCCAGGCCATGGCGCGGCTGCAGCACCCGAACGTGGTGTCCGTGTTCGACGCCGGCACTCACGACAAGAAGGTCTTCCTGGCCATGGAGCTCGTCGAAGGCTCCACCGCGAAGATCTGGATGCGCTCCAAGCGGCAGCCGTGGCGCGAGGTGTTGCGCGTCTTCTCCGAGGCCGGCCGCGGGCTCATCGCCGCCCACGCCGCGGGGATGATCCACCGCGACTTCAAGCCCGACAACGTGCTCCTGCCCAAGGAGGGCCAGGCGCGCGTGACCGACTTCGGCCTCGCGCGCGCCGTGGACTCGCAGGAGCCCGAGCTCCGCCGCGCCCTCGCCCTCGACGCCGACGACAGCCCCTCCGACGGCGGCGCGCTGGCCACGCCGCTCACGAGAACCGGCACCATCATGGGCACGCCGGCGTACATGGCCCCGGAGCAGGTCGTCGCCGGGCCCGTGGACGCGCGCACGGATCAGTTCAGCTTCTGCGTGAGCGTCTACGAGGCGCTGTACGGCGAGCGGCCCTTCAAGGGCAAGGCGGATCCGCGCAAGCCGCCGAAGCTTCGCGATCCGCCGCCGGGCGTCGAGGTGCCCGCGTGGATTCGCAAGATCCTCCTGCGCGGGCTGGAGTTCGACCCCGACAAGCGCTGGCCCGACATGGCCGCGCTCCTCGCCGCCCTCGCCGACGATCCCGCAATCCGCCGCAAGAGGGCGCTGCGCTCGGGCGCGATGGGGTTCTCCATCGCCGTGCTGGTGGGCGCCATCGCCTGGTTGGTGGCGCATCGGCCGCCGGATGTCTGCGCGGATCCGGCGTCGCAGCTCGCAGGCGTCTGGGACGCGAGCGCGCGCGCGGCCGCCAAGGACGCCTTCGCCAAGACCGGCGCCACCGGCGCGGACACCGCCTGGAGCTTCGCCGAGAAGGCCATGGATGGCACCGCGGCCAAGTGGGTCGCGGCCTACACCCAGGCCTGCCACGACGCGCGCGAGACGCACAAGGACAGCGAGTCGTCGCTGAACCTGCGGCTCGACTGCTTGAACAGGCAGCGCACGGATCTCGCCGCGGTGGTCTCGCTCTTTTCGCACGCCACGCCCGAGGTGGTGGGCGCAGCGAGCGGCGCGGCGACGTCTTTGCCCCAGGCGGCCGCGTGTCAGAACGCGCGCGCCCTCGCGGTGGTGGAGCCGCCCGAGCCCGACGTGCTGCCCAAGGTGAAAGACCTCCAGGTGAAGCTCGCCTCGGCCAAGGCGCTCCAGGCCGCGGGTCAGCCTGCCGCCGCCCTGGCCGCGCTCACCCCGCTCGCCGCAGAAGCGAAGGCGCTCGGCTATGAGCCGTTGGAGGCCGAGGTGCTGGTCGCGCTCGGCGACGCGCAGTCGGACTCCACGCAGTTCGGGCCGGCGCTGGCCTCGTTCGATCGCGCGCTGGAGCTGGGCATGGTGGCCCGCACCGACGAGCTCGCCGCGCGCGCCGCCGCCCGCCGCGTGGCCGTGGCCGGGCTCGGAGGCAAGAGCGCCGCCGAGGTGGACTCGCTCATCGCCCAGGCCAAGCTCCTCGTGGCCCGTGGCGGCACCGACAGCCTGGCCGCGCTGGAGCTGGAGCGCAGCCTCTCCATCGCCGACGACCGGAGCGGCCGCACCGACGAGGCCATCACCCACGACCAGCGCGCCGCCGAGCTGACCATGAAGATCTACGGCGAGGAGGCGCCGCAGACCGTGCGCGCGCTCAACAACTACGGCGCCGGCCTCGACGGCGTGGGCCGCTACGACGAGGGCATGGTCACCTACCGCAAGGCCATCGCCATCTCGGAGCGCATGTTCGGCCCCGAGGACGACAACATCCGCATCGTCTGGCTCAACATCGCCGAGGACGCGGCCGACCTCGATCGCCCCGCCGACGCCCAGGCTGCGCTCGATCACGTGCTCGCCCTCTCCGCCAAGCACGGCGACAACCTCTACACCGCGCTCACCCTGGCCTCGGCCGCGCGCGCCCTGGCGGCCGCGGGCAAGGCGGCCGACGCGCAGAAGCGGCTTGACCAGTCGCTCGCGGTGGCCGAGAAGGGCGGCTTCAACAAGCTCCCGGACATGGGCGACATCCTCCGCTTCGCCTGCGAGGTGCACCGGCTGCAGGGCAAGCCCGACCTGGCCGTGAAGGACTACGAGCAGCTCCTGCCCATCGAGAGCCACGAGCTCGAGCCCGACAGCGCGTCGTGGGTGGCGTACCTCCAGGCCGGCGGCGCGGCGTACCTGGCCGCGGGCCAGCCTGCGAAGGCCCGCGAGACGCTGGAGCGCGCCCTGGAGCTCGCGCGCAAGCGGCCGGTCTATCCGCGCTGGGTGCCGCAGATGCAGTTCGAGCTGGCGCAGGCGCTGCTGCAGAGCGGCGGCGACCCCAAGCGCGCGGCGTCGCTGGCGCAGCTCTCGCGCGACTCGCTCGCCAAGCTGCCCGAAGAGAAGCCCCTGCTGGCCGAAGTCGACGCGTGGCGCGCGAGGCATCACTGA